The genome window AACTTGCTTCTTGATGATCAACCTTTTAAAGTCAGGGGAACCAAATCCCTCCACAGTCTTCAGCCCAACAGTAGGTACCTCAAGAATCGCACTCATCAAGTCCTTATCCATATCAAAGTCCTTACCATTTATCTTCAGTCAAATTGTATCCCCATCTACCACAAACAGGTCAGCATAGAAGCTTCTTACCTCATCTTTATAAACTTTTGGATTCTTAATTTCAAAGAGATGGGTCCATTTCTGGAATTCAACAATTTTTACCAACTGCCTCATGCCTGGTTAGTCAAGGATCTTAGGATCAAACACTCGACCCTACCAAACCTTTTGCTTCTTTAGATTTGCCCTTCTCTCCAACATGGATAATTCAACCCTTGGCCTtttggaggaaccaggttcctcactaGTACTATGCCTCTTTCTTAGAGGCTACTTCTTCTCTACTCTCTCTTTCTCCACTTCTCTTTCTTGATCTGCTTCATCATCCTTTGTCACTCACAGGTTCTCTGTTAGAAACTCCCTTCCTTTGTTTAGTAGCAATGGTTTCATGGATTTTTCCTAACAAGAGAAGGGGGTTCCTTAACAAGCTCCTCATCATCTACCTCCATTACCTTAGAAGGAGGCACATCCTTCTCATCAATCAGTCTACTCTTCACAAGTCTCCTTCTTAtcttcttttcattattctcctTCAGAGCATTGTCAAGGACAACTTTGCTCTACTGTCTAGTGGTAGGTCATTTTGGAACTATAGCTATTTTGGCTTTCCCCCCACCCTAGCAGCCAAGTAGTTTATCATAAGTAGGTCGTCAAGATCATCATCACTCTCACATGAATTACCTGCAGGCACAGACTTCATTTTTGGGTAAACAACTTCCAACGGAGCTGTAACAAGGTGATCAAATGGGGTAGTGTTAGCACTCTTCAGAGGCTGTTTTGTAGAACCAagagtttcatcccaagtaggagcagaAAACTCCTCTTAGGTAGAGGGACCAGGTCCCTCTATAGGTTCCCCTGTAGTACTGGTAGGTGCTTGTTCCCTTTGACACTCATGTTCCCCTTTATCATGTTCTTCCTCCTGACTCAGTGGTTCCCCCTGAGTCCCAGCACTAACATTAGCAGACATAAGCCCCTCAACCAAGTTCTCCATACCAACAAGCTCTTTCAAGAGAAGCAGGGCCTTCTTTGAGTATATCACTCACAGTTTTCTCACCCTCTGCACCCAAAACTTTTGTTATAATAAGAGGGGATGGAAGATTACCTAAAGTAGAGACAACCCTTTAACACTTTGAACCCCAGAATTTTCTGATGCATGTGACCTCTCAGCAATATGAGAACCCAACtcttcattcaaactttacttctTCTATCATAACATGATGACTCGAGACCTCAACGCCTTCATCCCCTTCCACAATTTCCTCTGTGGTTTGAAGGAATCAAAAAGTAGAGGTGGTTTATTCTGAGTCGACTTTCTCTATAGTAGCAGCAGGAGATGGAGAAGCAACAAACTTCTTGGAGGGTTTGACTCTTACGATTGTGATGGGGACCAGAGTCATATGGTGTTGGAGTAGGGACTGTTAGTTTGGGTTGGTTGGAAATTGGGGCTTTTGTGGGTGAGGTTGTTGGCTCAGATGCAGATGGAGGTACCTTGTTAGATGGATACAAGGTGGGGTTTTCTTTAGTTGATTTGGGAGATGAAGTCTTTGGTTGAGTCATGGTCGATTTTGAGAGTAAGAAGACAAGAAAAAGAGGGTTTAGAAGAGAAAAGTTGTGTTCGATGTGGaaaataaagagagagagagagagagagagagagagagagagagagagagagagagagagagactgacTTTGGGTTATATAAAGTAAAAGTGGGGACCGATTACAAATGGGTGTGAGAGAAAAGACGGGCCGTTGGGTCGATTTATAATGGATGCAACGTTTTGGCTTAAAGGGCATTAGAAGAGGCGGAACCTGGTTCTTtgacaatttttaaaaatatgagcATTAACTTCCAGATATTTGCAATGTCTTTTATTACTTGGTCGTCTTGAATTTGCCATGCATGTCTACCTGTAAAGGTATAGAATTGAGTTAGAAGTCGCCGAAAAATACTTTTTAGCATTGTACCTTTCAAtcctttcatagccaatcatcgatTGACCAAGATCATAGTTCAGCTTGATTAATCCCAACTCCAGAcgatttatttcaaaatattctCTACTAAGTGCTTTTGTGAAGATATCTGCTACTTGGTTCTCTATTTTGCAGAACTTCATACAAATTAGCCCTTTTTCAACATTATCCCTCAAGAAGTGATGTCGCACATCAATGTACTTTGTCCTATTATGTTGAACCGAGTTCTTTGCCATGTTTAGAGCGCTTGTGTTATCACACAACAATGGCACAGAGTCTGTAAACACACCAAAATCTTCTAGTTGTTACTTCATCCACAACAATTAAGCACAACACGAGGCAGCAACCACATACTCAGCTTTAACAGTAGAGAGAGCCACAAAGTTTTGTTTCTTTGTACCCCATGAGATCAAGCATGACCCCAAAATATTTTCCATACTAGATATACTTATTCTATCCACCGACATCAGCATAGCCAACTAGGTTAAAATTATATCCTGAGGGATAGAAGAGGACCAGGTCTTGCATTCCCTTGAGATACCTTAGGATTCTCTTGGCAGCCTTAaaatgagattcctttggacttGATTGAAATCTGACACACAACCAAACACTAAACACAATGTCAGGTTTGCTGGCCGTAAAGTATAAAACAAATACAATGATATCCCTATACATAGTTTTATTGATAGGGGAACCAGATTCATCCATGTCTAGGCGAGTAGTATTAGTAATGGAAGTATCAACGGCCTTTGATATTTTCATCTCAAACCTTTTCAGCAGCTCCTTGATATATTTTTGTTGACTTATCATAGTACCTTTTGAGGTTTGCTTTACTTGTAGCCCAAGAAAGAAGTCAGTTCCCCCATCATTTTTATCTCAAATTCACTTCCCATGAAATTTGAAAACTCCTTACAAAGGGAATTATTTGTTGCACCAAAAATGATGTCATTACCATACACTTGCACAATCAACAAATATCTCCTTCGTTTCTTCAGAAACAAAGTATTATCAATTTTCTCTCTAGTGAAGCCATTCTCAAGAAGGAACCGGGACAGTCTTTCGTACCATGCACGAGGGGCCTGCTTCAATCCATATAAGGCTTTGTCAAGCTTGAAGACATGTTCATGATGTTCATGACATTCAAACCCAAGTGGTTTCTTGTCAAAAAATTTCCTCCTTCAAATATCCATTCAAAAATgcacttttaacatccatttggaacaatttgaattccatatgagatgcaaaagcTATGAGAATTCTGACGGCTTCCATTCGAGAAACATGAGaaaaagtttcatcatagtcaatcccTTCTTCTTGATCGTAACCTTGGACCACCAGCTTAGCTTTGTTTCTTGTTGTATTGACACATTTTAAAGAGGATGTGAACTCTTGTGCTTATAGTTAGATACTTGAGTTTCAGAATGCGAGGGACCAGGTTCCTCGGTATTTGACCCATTATTAGCATAAACGGAAGTGTGAATTCCACTTCTTTGTCCTACATCAGGAGTACCTAATACAACATCTGTAACCCTATGCTCAGCTTCAACTCCGATGATAGAGGGACCAAGTTCCTTTATTTCGGCCAGAGATTCAGCTGCATCTTCTTCACTAATCTCCCGCTCATTAGATCAGTCTTCCCATTTGCTATATCTATTGCTTCTCCAGGAACCTTTGAGAAATTTCCATCTTGAtcatccttatcatgttaatcctTCCCACTTGAGTGGTGCGATTCATCAAAGATTATATGCACACTTTCATTTGCATATTGAGTCCTTTTGTATGCCTTGTTTTGAGAAGTGAAACCAAGAAAAATTTTCTCATCACTTTTTGCATAAAATTTTCCCAGTTCTTCCTTATCGTTGTTGAGAACAAAACATTTGCAGCCAAATGCCCTTAGGTAAGTCAGCTTTGATTTTCTCCCATTAAGAAGTTCATAAGGAGTCTTGTCAAgcagggacctgatcatgcacctgttaaTCAAATAACATGTAGTGTTAACTGCTTCAGCCCAAAAATTCTTTGGCACACCACTGTCGATCAACATTGTCCTAGCTATATCCTCAAGAGTCCTATTTTTTCTCTCCACAATGCCGTTTTGTTAAGGTGTTCTAGGAGTAGAAAAATTATGACTTATACCATTTTCAGCATAAAATTTATCAAACTTAGCGTTGTCAAACTTGGTTCCATGATCAAATCTGATACTCACAATATTATAGCCTATCTTCACTTGAATCTACTTTACAAATGCAAAAAATACTGgaaaggtttcatccttggtCCTAAAAACAAAGTCTATGTAAATTTGGAATagtcatcaacaatcacaaaGATTTACTTCATTCCTCCTCTGTTGAGAATCCTCATAGGTCCACAAAGATTCATATGAAGAAGATCCAGCGGCCTTGAGGTGATCACTTCCTTCTTTGCTTTAAACGGAGACCTGACTTGCTTCCCTTTTACACATGCATTAGACACCTTGTGATCCTTGAACTTTGACTTGGGCGGCCCACAGACCAGGTCCTTCTTGATCCAACTTGTTTAGCAAGGAGAAACGTGCATGCCCTAGTCGTCTGTGCCATAGCTCAGCATCGTCATCATTAGCACTAAGGCATGTAAGATCACCACCATTCAGAGAGTTGAAGTCTACAACATAGATGTTCTTGAACTTCTTTGCAAACAAGACTACTTCACCAGTTATGACATTTGTGACAGTACATAATTTTGAGAGGAACTACACTTTGTTTTCTTTGCCACAGATTTGAGATACACTCAACAGGCTATATTTCAAgccattcacataatacatattttcaattGAGTGGGAGAGTGTTTTTCCAATCACTCCAATGCCAAGAATATAACCCTTCTTGCCATTTCTAAAGGACACACTCCCACCTTACAAGGCCTTGAGTGAGAGAAAATCATCCATTCTTTCAGTCATATGTTTAGAGCAGCCACTGTCCATGTACTATTTTTGACTGCTACCCCTCACTTCAACCTGGACATAAAATCAAttattagacttaggaacccaaaccagtttgggtcccttgtaatgataAAATGGGTAGATCAAACTTTTTTTTGTCCATGAATGCATCACATATTTCATTTTTAGAGAACCAGATTCCTTAGCAGTAGGTTTCTTTTCAACAAAAACTTTGTTTTTTTGTTGAGACTGAATTTTGGCTTTACAAGTGTCCTTGTAATGACCAGTTTGACCACAATGAGTATAAAGCAAGTTATCAGTCACAAATAATATTTACTATGTGGATTATAGGGAGCTTTAGCCTTATGGAACCCGATTCTTTTCATGTTTCCACCATTACTCTTATATATAGAAGTGATtgtatcagaggaccaggtccattTAAGTGATTTATCTAAATCATTTTTAATCCCGCTTAAGTCCTCCTGAAGTTGTCTATTCTTTTCAAGTTCAGCAACAagacttgatttgatatttttgagctcACTCTCAAGTTTGAGTTGTGCCTCACTTGCCACTTCCTTTCTCTTAGGGGCGTTCATCCattttttcatttgattttttaaCAAGGCATTTTCTTTTGTTATTTCTTCCACTTGTTCCTTCAGATCTACAACTATAACCACCAAATCATCTCTCTCTTGTTCTACTTCTCAAATTTCCTTGGTTAAAGCATTTTTATTATTAATGAGATTGTGATAAGCGTCAATCAAAATATTTGCTAGAGATATCAGTTTCTTTTGAGAGTAAGTTTTCAAGTTTCTATGAACGTCAAGAGAGTTTACCTCATCTTCCTCGTTgtcctcatcatcatcagatGTGTACATCATTGCAAAGATAGAATCATACTCTATACATCCATTTTCAATAGCCATCATGGATGTGTCTCCTTGGTCATCCTCAGCCTCCGATTCACTGGAGGGATCTCCCCAGGCAGCCATAGCTTTCTTCATAACATTGTCAGCGACATCTCTTTTCTTGAACCTCTTGTTAGGTACCGGGTTCCTCTTGACCACCTTGGCAGTGTTATGTTTGTAGTGGTCCTGCATGTGAATGTGACATTCTTTGATGAAATGTCCTGGCTTTCCGCACTTTTGGCAGCAATATTTCCTTTGGTGTTTCTGCTAGTGCTTCCTCTCTTGGGAATTACTCCTTTTCTTCAAACTATTTTATGGAATCTTCGAGTAAGATAGGCCATGTCTGTCTCATCACCGCTTGAGTCACTGTTATTAGCCTTGAGAACTAGGTTCTTCTCATTTTTATGCTATCTTCTTTCaatatctttcttcttcttcttcttcttcttcatctcataGGATTTCATATTTCCAATGAGTTCATCAACGGTCAGCTTTTGTAGATCCTTGGCTTCTGTGATAGCATTCACTTTACTTTCATAGGAACCTGGTAATACACTGAGTATTTTCTGGACCAGTTTGTTTCTTGGGATGACTTCTCCAAGGGAGTGAAGCTCATTAATAATGGAGGTGAAGCGTATGTACATGTACTGAGTAGACTTATTCTCCTTCATCTTGAAAAGTTCATACTCAGTAGTATGCATATCAATATTAGACAGCTTAACTTGAGTAGTTACCTCATGGGTAgtttggagagcttcccagatctccttTGCAGACTGACAAGCTAAGATACAATTGTATTCATCAGGTCCAATCCCACAAATAAGAATCATCTTTACCCTGAAGTTTTTCTCAATAGCTTTTCGATCGGCATCGTTGTACTCTTTTCTTGGTTTTGGGACTATTACTGTTCCCTCACCAATTATTTTCATGGGAACAAAAGGACCATCACAGATCATATCCCACAACTCTAAATCCTCAGCCATGATGAAGTCATGCGTTATTATTTTCCACCAACCATGGTATTAACAGTTGAATCTTAGTGGTTTGTAGGTTGATTGTCCTTTttgaagtttggtggagcagccataaAGATCATTTTTAGGTGTTAATCATTTAGAAAGAACTCGCTCtcataccaattgatagaaacaAAGGATCCTCCAAAcaatatagagaaccaggttctctatcaaTTCTCACAGCAAATAACAGTAAGTAAAGAACACACAAtgtttacgtgaaaaactcccagctcatgggattaaaaatcacgacctatcCTGATagaatttcaacttcactaactgaGCAAACTTCtgattacaacctattgcaatctagaaattaaactcttaatccctcacctcTTACAATAATTCTATTGTAAGctcctttgtaataactctattacaaagctatACACTTGACTAACTCCAGCCAAACAACCAAAAGCAATAATAGTTTAAATGATGTCCTACTAAATGCTTCTGAAAATCTTtctaggaattacaagtaaataaCATATGACAAAGACACAACAATACTAAAGGACGCATGACATAATCAATGCTGGAATATGGTCCTTTGTTTTGTGGATGCTTTGTTGTTCAATGCACCTAGAGAGAGCAAAGGCGGTTGAACACTTGAGAGAATGAATATTTAGGTTCGTAAGTGTTAAGATTAAACCTTACATCATATTGATTATATATGTGTGAGGTCATGAGAGATGATAAAATGGAATATCCGGTCTCTGGCAAGCTTTAACAGTGCAATTGTATTGTTGCGAGTACAGTGATGCAACTTTAACAACTGTAGAGTTGACTTGTACGACGACCTGAGGAACTGATCCTATCTGTTCCCTGTGTTGTTTCCTTATCTAATTTTTTTGAGAATTAAACCAGATATCTGAGTAGTTACAATAAGCGCAAGGGAACAGATTATTTCAGGTTCCTATCTGGTTCCGGTATGAAGTTCGACAAATCATCAAAACCGTATTCACATAGCTTATCATTAAGCCTTTATTTTCTTGCAaacattaaaaaataaattgtacatattTTCTAACTACTATTTATTAGTCATTTCAAATACGTCCATCCAAAGGTAACTGACCAGTCAAAGAGCCatatttcaaaaagaaaaaaatcttaTTTATACTTGATATTTTTATCAAATTATACAACCTGATCCATTGTTTTGATCACTTACATTGTAAGTTTTGTTTTGATTACGTTTATACGTTGGTATAACTATTTGTGACTTGTTGGGATGATTTTGGTTGAGTTATGAGGTGTTCGGACGTGTTTTGGGCTATTTGAAACCTGAAAATTTTGTGTATAAATAATATTCTGCGAACATGTGCATATCTGCGATCATGGGGAGAGCATTTCCATCATGGTGAGATTGAGGCCTTGACACTCACCTTTGTAGAAAATTCCTCATGGTCGCGAGCTTAGTCCATTTGACCGAAATTTGGGATCAAGGG of Nicotiana tomentosiformis chromosome 7, ASM39032v3, whole genome shotgun sequence contains these proteins:
- the LOC138895718 gene encoding uncharacterized protein; amino-acid sequence: MAEDLELWDMICDGPFVPMKIIGEGTVIVPKPRKEYNDADRKAIEKNFRVKMILICGIGPDEYNCILACQSAKEIWEALQTTHEVTTQVKLSNIDMHTTEYELFKMKENKSTQYMYIRFTSIINELHSLGEVIPRNKLVQKILSVLPGSYESKVNAITEAKDLQKLTVDELIGNMKSYEMKKKKKKKKDIERR